The following coding sequences are from one Bos mutus isolate GX-2022 chromosome 22, NWIPB_WYAK_1.1, whole genome shotgun sequence window:
- the PPP1R14B gene encoding LOW QUALITY PROTEIN: protein phosphatase 1 regulatory subunit 14B (The sequence of the model RefSeq protein was modified relative to this genomic sequence to represent the inferred CDS: inserted 1 base in 1 codon; deleted 1 base in 1 codon), protein MLQLPPGTPAAAXRRGAARSRAHELTRSSGPEPAGGRPGGGGAGRGPTAHVAPAAAMADSGPAGGAALAAPAPGPGSGGPGPRVYFQSPPGAAGEGPGGADDEGPVRRQGKVTVKYDRKELRKRLNLEEWILEQLTRLYDCQEEEIPELEIDVDELLDMESDDTRAARVKELLVDCYKPTEAFISGLLDKIRGMQKLSTPQKK, encoded by the exons ATGCTGCAGCTGCCCCCGGGCACCCCCGCCGCCG CTCGCCGCGGAGCCGCGCGGAGCCGAGCTCACGAGCTAACCCGATCCAGCGGCCCGGAGCCAGCCGGCGGGCGTCCGGGAGGCGGCGGCGCAGGGAGGGGCCCGACG GCGCACGTGGCCCCGGCGGCCGCCATGGCGGACAGCGGCCCCGCGGGGGGCGCGGCGTTGGCGGCCCCGGCCCCCGGACCGGGGAGTGGCGGCCCAGGGCCCCGCGTCTACTTTCAGAGCCCCCCTGGGGCTGCAGGCGAGGGCCCGGGCGGCGCGGACGACGAGGGCCCAGTGAGGCGCCAAGGGAAGGTCACGGTCAAGTACGACCGCAAGGAGCTACGGAAGCGCCTCAACCTGGAGGAGTGGATCCTGGAGCAGCTCACTCGCCTCTACGACTGCCAG gaAGAGGAGATCCCAGAGCTGGAAATCGACGTGGATGAACTCCTGGACATGGAAAGCGATGATACCCGGGCTGCCAGGGTCAAG GAGCTGCTGGTTGACTGTTACAAACCCACTGAG gcctTCATCTCTGGCCTGCTGGACAAGATCCGGGGCATGCAGAAGCTGAGCACACCCCAGAAGAAGTAA
- the FKBP2 gene encoding peptidyl-prolyl cis-trans isomerase FKBP2 isoform X3, translated as MARGVHAGAVSAVAVPGDAVGLELPREREMRLSWVLTVLSICLSALVTATGTEGKRKLQIGVKKRVDHCPIKSRKGDVLHMHYTGKLEDGTEFDSSLPQNQPFVFSLGTGQVIKGWDQGLLGMCEGEKRKLVIPSELGYGERGAPPKIPGGATLVFEVELLKIERRSEL; from the exons ATGGCCCGGGGCGTCCACGCGGGGGCGGTCTCCGCGGTGGCCGTGCCTGGGGACGCGGTAGGCCTAGAACTCCCCCGGGAGAG AGAGATgaggctgagctgggtcttgacAGTACTGTCCATCTGCCTGAGCGCCCTGGTCACGGCCACAGGGACCGAGGGCAAACGGAAGCTGCAGATCGGAGTCAAGAAACGGGTAGACCACTGTCCCATCAAATCGAGGAAAGGGGACGTCCTGCACATGCACTATACG GGGAAGCTAGAAGATGGAACAGAGTTTGACAGCAGCCTGCCCCAGAACCAGCCCTTTGTCTTCTCCTTGGGCACAGGCCAGGTCATCAAGGGCTGGGACCAGGGGCTGCTAGG GATGTGTGAGGGGGAAAAGCGGAAGCTGGTGATTCCATCAGAGCTGG GGTATGGAGAGCGGGGAGCTCCCCCAAAGATTCCAG GTGGTGCAACCTTGGTGTTTGAGGTGGAGCTGCTCAAAATCGAGCGACGTTCAGAACTGTAG
- the FKBP2 gene encoding peptidyl-prolyl cis-trans isomerase FKBP2 isoform X2, whose product MRLSWVLTVLSICLSALVTATGTEGKRKLQIGVKKRVDHCPIKSRKGDVLHMHYTGKLEDGTEFDSSLPQNQPFVFSLGTGQVIKGWDQGLLGMCEGEKRKLVIPSELGYGERGAPPKIPGGATLVFEVELLKIERRSEL is encoded by the exons ATgaggctgagctgggtcttgacAGTACTGTCCATCTGCCTGAGCGCCCTGGTCACGGCCACAGGGACCGAGGGCAAACGGAAGCTGCAGATCGGAGTCAAGAAACGGGTAGACCACTGTCCCATCAAATCGAGGAAAGGGGACGTCCTGCACATGCACTATACG GGGAAGCTAGAAGATGGAACAGAGTTTGACAGCAGCCTGCCCCAGAACCAGCCCTTTGTCTTCTCCTTGGGCACAGGCCAGGTCATCAAGGGCTGGGACCAGGGGCTGCTAGG GATGTGTGAGGGGGAAAAGCGGAAGCTGGTGATTCCATCAGAGCTGG GGTATGGAGAGCGGGGAGCTCCCCCAAAGATTCCAG GTGGTGCAACCTTGGTGTTTGAGGTGGAGCTGCTCAAAATCGAGCGACGTTCAGAACTGTAG